In bacterium, the following proteins share a genomic window:
- a CDS encoding T9SS type A sorting domain-containing protein, giving the protein MAMRILFLAIALSCLSGAMDAQPRGSRLNRTPLTVPLENVSSRYVVDDHTEMLGEAMQLKSGAVRDSLGNAWVELHSGRNDCPMCGWYRYAVDGLHMLKDSAGSTVDRLWLPLECSVGEIFESGMIVDTGSVHCGVTRRSTVTIDYGADGVWRWADQLGAVQVDQGNRTFRFMESTSCFAPLRIFQEQEFTPPFGDEDLLVFRRRTTHWFTTDWHNYFLKTLKRGQNIRGSWHSGYLLLPKRYRIPYDGVRVSLNERNVLTWYEVYENDSLELYPAFIPTRDEILLNDVAWTVARRFDTLVLGADCRAYELVRGPHSRIITDRFGEIRAFTGSESVDAGECYLTSAVVRDTSFNRDSSRYRYFDLCEGDRMQFKRTFEWSESIDWWEFAADSIISGDTWFLLPQTRLGIFGRPLSGWLRWAEDGLHSYDTQGGADNLILRSDASLGDWCEWGIVYDTSTVIDAGVHRRLLKAAADIGYSTEGAPGWTVYLLAGVGMQLAEWVGWEYKSRFELLYAENCGETWGDLVEIDTELLQPSSLELSVYPNPIPLSQQDVVIVGDGFQAGMAQLCVTDMLGREIQTASISLVGSSVRHQITLNNTSPGLYMVTLHQSSRALHTKLLVY; this is encoded by the coding sequence ATGGCAATGCGTATTCTGTTTCTCGCAATTGCACTTTCCTGCCTGTCAGGTGCGATGGATGCACAACCGAGAGGGAGTAGATTGAATCGAACTCCTCTTACTGTGCCGCTTGAGAACGTATCCTCGCGCTACGTCGTGGATGATCATACAGAGATGCTGGGGGAGGCTATGCAGCTCAAATCCGGGGCTGTGAGAGATAGCCTGGGGAATGCATGGGTTGAGTTGCACTCGGGCAGAAATGATTGTCCCATGTGCGGCTGGTACCGGTACGCAGTCGATGGATTACATATGCTCAAAGACAGTGCAGGCAGCACCGTTGACCGGTTGTGGCTTCCTCTTGAGTGCAGCGTTGGTGAAATTTTCGAAAGCGGAATGATCGTTGATACCGGCAGCGTACACTGTGGTGTAACGCGAAGAAGTACGGTGACGATTGACTACGGTGCAGATGGAGTATGGAGATGGGCGGACCAACTTGGCGCGGTGCAGGTGGATCAGGGGAATCGCACGTTTCGCTTCATGGAATCGACATCATGTTTCGCGCCTCTGAGAATCTTCCAGGAACAGGAATTCACTCCACCCTTCGGAGACGAAGATCTGCTCGTGTTTCGGCGCCGAACCACACACTGGTTCACAACGGATTGGCATAATTATTTTCTCAAGACCCTGAAGAGGGGACAGAATATCAGGGGATCCTGGCATTCAGGATATTTATTGCTGCCAAAACGATATCGTATCCCGTACGATGGAGTGCGCGTTTCCCTGAATGAGAGAAATGTCCTGACCTGGTATGAGGTTTACGAAAACGATTCCCTCGAACTGTACCCCGCGTTCATTCCAACGAGGGATGAAATACTCCTGAACGATGTAGCCTGGACAGTTGCCCGGCGTTTTGACACGCTGGTTTTGGGAGCGGATTGTAGGGCGTATGAGTTGGTCCGCGGCCCCCATTCACGTATCATTACTGACCGATTCGGAGAGATCCGCGCGTTTACCGGATCCGAATCGGTTGACGCAGGAGAATGCTATCTCACTTCGGCTGTGGTGCGAGATACGTCTTTCAATCGTGACAGTTCGCGCTACAGGTATTTCGACCTCTGTGAAGGTGATCGCATGCAATTCAAACGGACGTTTGAATGGAGTGAAAGCATAGATTGGTGGGAGTTTGCAGCCGACTCCATCATTTCGGGCGATACCTGGTTTCTCCTCCCGCAGACAAGGTTAGGCATATTCGGCAGACCACTTTCCGGGTGGTTGCGATGGGCTGAGGACGGGCTGCATAGCTATGACACGCAGGGAGGCGCAGACAATCTTATTCTTCGCAGTGATGCGAGTCTTGGCGACTGGTGCGAGTGGGGCATCGTGTATGACACGAGCACCGTCATCGATGCCGGTGTACACCGTCGATTGTTGAAAGCCGCAGCCGATATCGGTTATTCCACTGAAGGTGCTCCAGGATGGACAGTGTACCTTTTGGCAGGAGTGGGGATGCAACTGGCTGAGTGGGTAGGATGGGAGTACAAATCACGGTTTGAGCTTTTATACGCGGAAAACTGTGGTGAGACCTGGGGCGATCTTGTAGAGATTGACACTGAACTCTTGCAGCCCTCCAGTCTCGAACTTTCTGTGTATCCAAATCCCATCCCGCTGAGCCAGCAGGATGTGGTGATTGTGGGTGACGGATTTCAGGCAGGGATGGCGCAGCTGTGTGTTACAGATATGCTTGGACGCGAAATTCAGACTGCCAGTATCTCACTTGTCGGTTCAAGCGTTCGACATCAAATCACACTCAACAATACCTCTCCTGGCCTGTACATGGTGACACTGCACCAATCCAGCCGTGCCCTTCACACCAAGCTGCTTGTATACTGA